In Phaseolus vulgaris cultivar G19833 chromosome 10, P. vulgaris v2.0, whole genome shotgun sequence, a single genomic region encodes these proteins:
- the LOC137819437 gene encoding glycinol 4-dimethylallyltransferase-like — MASMSLRFSPNVTSLTNGGNIWQSKHSTKNFSYGTSFAPKTSMQQRKSQIEYNPLKFQQLSIKNQFKSVEGGSNYEEHNKKYIPKAISKESFGSEESDAAESKDIVGSVKRFLVALYWFVYPYTMFGRTLSTIAASFLAVDKLSDISSPLFYIGVLQALLPFTLMDFYVNGVNQLYDLDIDKINKPFLPLPSGAFSFTTGVLITVSSAIMGFLTTYMIGSWPLFWGLLSFFVIWSGYSIKGPLLRWKQNPVLAAASIISTMAIVFPIAFFYHIKTFVLKRAVGFPKPLMFFVAFTTIYSLGIALFKDIPDIEGDKAFGIQSFSTRLGQKKVFWICISLLESAFGVAIIAGLSSPFLWAKLITVVGHAVLGSILWHNAKFVDLSDKASIRSYYMLIWKLLYVAYFLMPLIR; from the exons ATGGCTTCGATGTCTCTAAGGTTTTCTCCTAATGTCACTTCACTCACAAACG GAGGAAATATCTGGCAGAGCAAACATTCTACCAAGAATTTTTCCTATGGAA CTTCTTTTGCACCAAAAACTTCAATGCAGCAAAGAAAAAGTCAAATAGAATATAACCCTTTGAAGTTCCAACAACTGAGTATTAAGAATCAGTTCAAAAGTGTTGAAGGAGGATCCAACTATGAAGAACACAACAAGAAATATATTCCAAAAGCAATCTCAAAAGAATCTTTTGGGTCTGAAGAATCTGATGCTGCTGAATCAAAAGACATTGTTGGTTCTGTAAAACGTTTTCTTGTTGCGTTATATTGGTTTGTCTATCCTTACACAATGTTTGGTCGG ACATTAAGCACAATTGCTGCATCATTCTTAGCAGTGGATAAACTATCAGATATATCATCTCCTTTATTTTACATTGGTGTATTACAG GCTCTGCTACCTTTCACGTTAATGGACTTCTATGTTAATGGCGTGAATCAATTGTATGATCTTGATATTGACAAG ATAAACAAACCCTTTCTTCCATTGCCATCTGGAGCATTTTCCTTCACCACTGGTGTTCTAATTACAGTCTCATCTGCAATCATG GGTTTTTTGACGACCTATATGATAGGTTCTTGGCCACTATTTTGGGGTCTTCTATCATTCTTTGTGATATGGAGTGGTTATTCAATCAAG GGTCCCCTATTGAGATGGAAGCAAAATCCAGTGCTTGCTGCAGCTTCCATCATTTCTACCATGGCTATTGTATTTCCCATTGCCTTCTTCTATCACATCAAG ACTTTTGTGTTGAAGAGAGCAGTTGGGTTTCCTAAGCCATTGATGTTTTTTGTTGCATTCACGACCATATACTCACTGGGTATAGCACTCTTCAAG GATATACCTGATATTGAAGGAGATAAAGCATTTGGCATCCAATCTTTTTCAACACGTTTAGGTCAAAAGAAG GTTTTCTGGATCTGTATTTCCCTTTTGGAATCTGCTTTTGGAGTTGCCATTATAGCAGGACTATCATCTCCTTTCCTTTGGGCTAAACTTATCACG GTTGTGGGACATGCTGTTCTTGGTTCAATTCTCTGGCACAATGCCAAATTTGTAGATTTGAGTGACAAAGCTTCCATAAGATCCTACTACATGCTCATTTGGAAG CTATTGTACGTGGCATACTTCCTCATGCCTTTGATTAGATAA